The genomic window attcatatatatatatatattcatgtcactgtgacctttgaccatttAAATCTAAGCAGTTCATTCATTAATCCAAGTAAATGTCAGTGACGAATTTGAAAGCGTTTGCTTGAAGTGATATAACATCACAAAGTGAAACGTGTTTCAGAGGTGACAGGGACCCATTGACCTTCGACCCCCACGCACCAAACTCCAATCAATACATCTGAGTCTGAGTGAATGCTCCCTGAATCCAATTATGATCAATATACTGACTTTGACATGTCATCATCAGAGGAATGACTAGAATAAAGTGAATACTCATCGTAGTTGTAGTATAAATATAACTGACTGTgtttagaaatatattttacagagtGTTCATACACACCTGTTGTGCTGATCTCTCCTCTGCCACTGAGACTGTGTCGTGGCCCTTGTGTCTCTCCTTCAGGCACTGAGTGCACACACTGTGTTGGTCAGTGCGACAGTACAGCCTCAGTGATTTGTCGTGCTGCGGACACATCTTCTCTCTCAGCTGATCTGAAGCTGGGAGCAGTTTATGAGTCTTTCCATGAAAGCGCTCTTCGTGGACTCTCAAGTGAGCCACACAGTACGACTGCATACAAACCAGGCAGGATTTCACAGCTTTGCTCTTTCTCCCAGTACAAACGCTGCATTTCACTTCATCCGGTTTGACCAAGGTTTGGGCTGAAGCTTTCAGTCCGCTGCGCTGAAACTGTTCCACCACTTCACCCAGAACCGTGTTTCTACTCAGCAGAGGTCTGGGATTAAACACCTGCCGGCACTGAGGGCAGCTGTACTGGCCTTTCTGCTTGGTCCTGTTCCAATAATCCTCGATACAGTCCAGACAATAGCTGTGTCCACAGGGGATCGTCACCGGGTCTCTCAAAACCTCCAGGCACACTGAACAACAAAACTGGTCCTGTTCTATAGAAATAGTTGCTGCTGCCATTTCTTCTACACTCCAACAGAAACGGGAAGGGACAAAGATGGGCGTAGTTGTCAGGTGAGGTGATCACAGCCTCTCAGGTTTCACCTGCTGAAAGCCTGAAGCCTCCAATCACAGCCTGCACTAGGAAATAGGTCGTCCCAGAAAAAGCAAACAGAGCAAAGAACAACCTGGTGCTGAGTTCACATACGTAGGCAAATTCATTCATGCATCATCTCAAATTTGACACAAAACATTAAGCATAAACGAGCTGAGGTGTTTTTGTGCACAGTAAACCTGTTCTTCTGCTTCTACCTGATAAACACACAATACTGCGAAtacaatgaaatataaaaaccagCCCATTTTTCAAATGAACACAACCTTGTTTAAACaagtgtgtttggttttttaatGTCAGCACatcatacattatatatattatattattacacaTGTCTGTAAAGCAGAATGTTTAGTGTTAGCAGAGTTTCAGTAAAACAACATGACAAAAAAGTTTATAAAAtcagaaatgaataaaaactaataCTGAACTAAATTTCAAGGCAGTTTTCTAGCAAATGCTGAAATAAGACAAAGTGAATTCAGTCCTGTTTTTCGATACCTAAAGGTTCAGCGAGGAAGATTTGTGTGAGAGGGATTTATTAGCAGAATTTGAACATAAAATAGTGAAGTTTTCACTAGTGTATGATCAACTAAAatgtacgaattgttgttttctttagctgagaatgggccctttatatttaaatactttatatttacatcgggagggTGAGGtaaggggtgttcagctgcaacatgcaacttcaccactagatgtcactaaattccacacactgaacctttaatacaaCAAGGTAGATGTCTGTGCGGTTTTCAGCAGCACTTCCTTCCTCTTCGCTTTCCCACCTGCACTTAAAGCAGGTTGAAGGTACAGCTGACTGGTGAAAACTAAAAGACTTAACGAGGGGAAAGGGAGAAGAGATCAGTCAAGTCCAGCGGCGTTCAGGCCGCGAAATACTGATAGAAGTCTATTTCCTCCTGGGGTGAGCGCGTCGCTGAAGGTGCCTCTGTCTGGATCCCGAGGAGAATTTGGCACCTGAGCAGAGACACGAGTAATTATTAGTCAACAGCAGCATTAGGCAACAAATATGTTCCTGTACTGGACAATAAAGATGGCTGCTACAAACATTTTGACCTAATATGTCATGTTAGAAGCTGATGTTCCAATTTAAGTACTTATACCATTAATACCAATGAAATTTAAGGAATAATGTCATAATACTGTGACTTTTCTTATTGGAAATTTACAACTCTTTCTCGTAAAATTACAACTTCATTCTATAAAAtttctgactttatttttttaattgataatgttttttcatgtaatattacaacttcaTTCATGtaaatttaagttttttttgtaAACGTACGACTGTTTTCTCACAATATAATGACTTAATATCTGTAAATGTAAACTTTTGGGGTAGTTTTACAACTCTGTCCTGTAAATTTACAGCTTTTTGTAAAtctatgactttattcttgcaATTTTTCCCTGCATACTTCAGACTTCTCTTCtcttaatattatgactttcttCTCAAAatcgttttgtttttcacagaaaAGATTTCACATAAACCAactcctttttcctctttctataTTTGTAACATAATTTGCATCATGTACTAAAAAAGCTcttttcacagaaacacacacgatTTCTGATAATGTCTCTATTTACCAAATGGTGAGAGAGCAAACGTGGGCACAGCTCCCTGGGTGAGGAAGGGGTTGAGAGGACTCACGGGACTTTGGTCCAGCCCAGGCGGAGAGATCgctgcaaacacaaaaagaacaaagaCGGTTAGTGCGAAGCCTCAGCTGTCCACGGTGTCAGGTTGCAGCAGGAACACGACTCTCATCTCTTTTACCAGTGCAGATTCAGCAAATTCCACTATAAACAACCAAGCTGAATAAGGTGTTTGTACGGCAAGATGTGATATGGTTAGAGGTGGATACACAAGCAAACAGTTTCTACAGGATTACATTTTTTAGAACATTTATAGACAATTGatattacttatttattttataaccaCAATTACCTCTGAAGGACGTTATGTATATGTCTGTATTTGTCTTTATGTCTGTCACTTACtaggattatgcaaaacctACAGAACAGATTACCAccaaactttgtggaaggatgttGTTTAGTTCAGAGAAGAACACATTAAATCTTTGGATTCCAGATCAGGGAGTGAATCAAGGAatgtttttcaatttcttttacatttctcaGACTAAACCAGGCCCATTTATGGGACAGATATTcacgagtgtgtgtaatttggtgcagatccaaataaaaaatcgATCTAGCGAATTtggatgtggtttcataagtaGACTGTTTGTGGAGGTTTCTTAATAATATCAATAGTTTATCACATATAACCTATAGCCCTTTTCttattttgcacacacacaaaacaacacccTGTTATACGCAGTTGACAATGTCTGTTTGGGGTATACACAACTTtcctctgatgcttttcatttgctttttatgatgtttttatgtattcCCTTGTTGATTTGTGTATTTGAAAAGTCCTTCTAAGGACTTGTTAAGTGAATTTGCTTGGACTATAAATGTTTGACTGGGTGGCATTTCTGCAGGGACACTCGCCCCTATAATAATAAAtcttagataaataaatacattttatatgtgGGCTTAAATCTGAAATTTGCCTAAAAAGGTTTTACAATGTGTATAACATACAACGCCTTTTCATGCAAAAGGATATATGTGTCAGTAAAAGTCAAATAAACCCTTTAAAGGGTTCTTTAAAGATGCTTTTACATTGTACATTGAATTCATTCCTGACAGCCAAAAGTCTTGCTAAAAGACTTATTAGTAAGATGAGCATGAACTCCTTTATAGACTCACCTGCTGTTGCTTCCATAAATAAGTTTGATGCAGTGTCACCAGCATCTGTCGAGTCTGTCTGTGCAGCAGGATTTGAAGAACCTACAATCACCACTTCTCTGACTacaaatcacagaaacacaagtcaCATGAAGAGAGATGATGAAAGAAACAATTTGTtccagataaaaacacagatctgACACAAGCCTTTTGCATCTACCTCTCTCGTAGATGCTGATAAATCCTCCCTGGCAAACCTCCTGCAACAGTCCTTTAAAATCTGACACAGCTGTCATCACTGTGCTGAAGGTGAGATTGGGGTCAATGGTGACTGGAGGCAAAGCTGACAGCTCAGGTGGAGCGTGGAAGGACTGACAGCTCtgcaatcacaaacacacagagcaggagggaaattaagtctgACGTGTGTGTTTAAGTCACAGAGTTTCTGTCCTGAAGATCTGAAGGAGAGAATAAATCTGAGTGGAGTTACTTGGAGGAAGTGGATGTGGTCGTCGGTGTGGGAAAGTTTGTCCAGTTCGGCCTCGCTCTTCTTCAGCTCGGCGATCTCCTTCTGGATCTtgtccagcagctgctcagccTGACTGACGGCCGTCTTCTCCTGGGCTTTGATCAGCTCCCTCACTTCAAAGCGTTTCAGCTCGATCGACCGAATCAGCTCGGTGAAGAGGGCGTCGCTTTCTTCAGCTGTGGCCCGAGCAGAGCGCTGGCAGAAAGCAGATGTAGATTCTCACATGATTTACTTGCCACAAAAGAGTGGTGCTGCTTCCCAAtagaaatatatgaataaattgTACACTGTTTACACCAATAAAGATCTATCTATTTAGTGAACTGCTGCATTTATATATCTGACAGAACTGAGAGTTAGCTCTTACCGAGACAGAGAAAATGGCCTGTCTCAGCTCCTGGACCTCCTTCTCTCTGAGCTGAATTCTCAGCTGTGAGCTCTGCTTCATGTCGCCGAGCTGCCTCTGAGGAAAAATGTTGTgaaaaaattgaattaaagcCACGTAAACTTTTACAGAAATTACAGAATGTTCGTCTTCAGAACTATGCATTTGCTTTCGCAGCCAGGGGTCAAGGGGAACCGGtgagagaaaaatgtttgtCGGCACCACAGTATgctgtagtaaaaaaaaataacaggacCAGGTCTGAATCAAAAAAACAATTgaagttaataataatatggTCCTCAGAGAAAGTTTGAACCATTAAGGCCCCTTGTGGAAACAGAGGAGGCTAATTTAACTGTTTTTTGAGAGACCTCAAAACTGAAAttcctgtgttttgtttaaTCCAGACCACATCAGAGCAGCTGTACTAACACGTACTAACACGTACTAACATGTGCTAGATCAACAGGGGCTCTCTAAAGACTGTGTTTATGAAAATAGAACAAATGGTGAGTTCAtagctttttatttatctaGAGTCTTGACCATATTAGACCAGGCCAAGATTGAGGATTAGTACATTTAAGACGTGCCAAACCTGGACTCAAATAATGTTGGTGCTCTAGTGGCCCAGAGGCACAGACCATAAACCACAACAtcctttctctgtgtttggCTAAGGACGTTTGTTTGAGGTATTATCACACCAAGCAGTTTTTAACCCATTCAAGTCATCCTCTGTCGATCAATCAATGATCAATGATGTTTTACATCAAGTCTGACGTTATTTACTTTATCAGTGGTCAAACAGTCCTTTGGGGACATTTCCCTGATAAATTAAAGAACTGATCAAAGAGGCCAGATAAGTGCTGGAGGAGGATTATCTACAATCGTCAATAGTTAGTAAATGATGTATCAAAGTTAATAAAAGTTTATAACCTCTTAAGAAACTGGCACTATAAGTTTTTGTCCTTAAGTTTGTGAATAAGAGTTAAAGTGAAGGGTctttaatgttatttataaCTTTTAGTATTTTGATCAGAGCATCAATCTAAACACTTGATCATTCAACATGTGTTCTGTGTCTCATCAGCTCTGACTCGATCGCTGAtcatcacctgtctgtcctgaGCCTCTGTCTCAGCCAGCACCGTGTCGTGTCCCTTGTGCTCGTCCGTCAGACACAGGTAGCAGATGCACTGTTTGTCGGTGCGGCAGAACACCTCCAGCAGCTTGTCGTGCCGGGGACAGATggtctcctgcagcttcttggAGGCCCACACCAGCCGGTGCTTCTTGAAGGCGGCGGACTCGTAGTGGGGCCGGACGTGGACGTCGCAGTAGGAGGCCAGACACACCAGACACGACCGGACAGCCCGGTTCTTCCTGCCGGTGCACACGTCACACTCCACGTCGTCGCCCTCAGCGAAGCTCTGGCTCTCGGGCGTCGCGGCCTCCTGGAGTCCGGTCTTCCGGAACTTCTCCACCACGTCGGCTAGCATCGTGTTCCGGGCCAGAGGCGGCCTCGGGTTGAAGTTGTGACGGCACTGCGGACACATGAAGACCCCCAGGTAGTCGTCCTGGTCCCAGTAGTCCTGGATGCACCTGGAGCAGTAGCTGTGTCCGCAGGGGATCGTCACCGGGTCCTTCAGCACGTCCAGACATATGGAGCAGTTAAACTGGTCCCGGTCCAGCACCACCCCGGCCTGGGCCATCGAGCAGTACCGACAGTAAACACGTGGAGGGAGAGAAACcggagaaaacaaaagagaaaccgcagaagacagaggaggacgcGAGAAGACCTCCGGACAGAGGCTGACGCTTTGTTTACAGGAAGTCCAGAACTGAAGGGGCGTTACCGGAAGCGGAAATAGGGGGGCTTTAAAAGTTAAATTCACTTGTGTTTTGTTAAATTCAGTAGAAAGACACAGTTTACAGCTGCCAGACGAATACACAACAGTAAGAAGTAATTTAGTGAAGTACAAGTATCAAGTTGCATTACATGGAGCAGTTAAGTGAAACGACTGGATACAGTAgctgaggtttttcttttttaaataacacatgatttcaaaaataatataaactaAATCTTTAAAtagatattttattattatcaatcattataataataaatcaatgtcGTATGTTTTCCTAAGCTCACGAGGAAGACACATGGTAACTAtgaaaaataacttaaataatgttttaatttaataatataatattattacacAGTAAACCAGAAATGATCAATACAGCTGATGGAGTAAAAAGTAATGTAGTGAATTATAAAGTAgcataaagtgaaaaaaatataaagactgAAACAGTACCTGAGGACAATACTACATAACAGTTTCTTTCCAgcagtgtgtatgtggtgtTTTATGACAGCACCAAACCAATAATGAATGTCTACAAGACAAACttaaatttatttaacattaaatgAGAAACCACATGTACATACACTGAaccaccaaattgcaaacatattttacattcaaaatcCTGAATTACAAAGGTAATGGCCATAGCTGtctatttactgtatttattgattattgagtTACTTAAAGTTAAAGATGACATcctcaaatgtcttgttttatctgaccaactgtaaaaaaacatttgcatgaatatttaacagGTTAAAGTTGGATATCTTCATATTTGAGAGACTGAAaaaacagaatataaatgttCAATAGGACCAAAAATCAACACTACATCAGTAGCTCAGGTGAATGCTAAACTTATAATAAAGCAAACTCACACAGTAAAACAGTTTCCaatgcattttttattaaaaatgctATTAAATAATtgacaaacacaataaatgtaTT from Paralichthys olivaceus isolate ysfri-2021 chromosome 16, ASM2471397v2, whole genome shotgun sequence includes these protein-coding regions:
- the ftr67 gene encoding finTRIM family, member 67, which gives rise to MAQAGVVLDRDQFNCSICLDVLKDPVTIPCGHSYCSRCIQDYWDQDDYLGVFMCPQCRHNFNPRPPLARNTMLADVVEKFRKTGLQEAATPESQSFAEGDDVECDVCTGRKNRAVRSCLVCLASYCDVHVRPHYESAAFKKHRLVWASKKLQETICPRHDKLLEVFCRTDKQCICYLCLTDEHKGHDTVLAETEAQDRQRQLGDMKQSSQLRIQLREKEVQELRQAIFSVSRSARATAEESDALFTELIRSIELKRFEVRELIKAQEKTAVSQAEQLLDKIQKEIAELKKSEAELDKLSHTDDHIHFLQSCQSFHAPPELSALPPVTIDPNLTFSTVMTAVSDFKGLLQEVCQGGFISIYERVREVVIVGSSNPAAQTDSTDAGDTASNLFMEATAAISPPGLDQSPVSPLNPFLTQGAVPTFALSPFGAKFSSGSRQRHLQRRAHPRRK